Proteins from a genomic interval of Quercus lobata isolate SW786 chromosome 11, ValleyOak3.0 Primary Assembly, whole genome shotgun sequence:
- the LOC115968869 gene encoding mitotic spindle checkpoint protein MAD2 encodes MASRTVTKDIITLRGSAAIVSEFFGYAANSILYNRGLYPEESFVKVKKYGLPMLLTQDESVKSFIANVTAQLSEWLEAGKLQRIVLVIMSKATNEVLERWNFSIETDSEVVEKGVSREKSDKEIMREIQAIMRQIASSITYLPCLDEACVFDVLAYTDKDVAVPFTWIESDPKLIANPQMVKLHSFDTKIHKVDTLVSYKNDEWDEQ; translated from the exons ATGGCTTCAAGAACAGTGACTAAAGATATTATCACCCTTCGTGGTTCAGCGGCAATTGTCAGCGAGTTTTTTG GGTATGCTGCAAATAG TATACTCTACAATCGTGGACTTTATCCGGAGGAAAGTTTTGTGAAGGTGAAGAAATATGGGCTTCCAATGTTGCTTACTCAGGATGAGAGTGTTAAATCCTTCATTGCCAACGTAACCGCTCAACTTTCTG AATGGCTGGAAGCTGGAAAGTTACAAAGGATTGTTCTTGTAATAATGAGTAAAGCCACCAATGAGGTCCTAGAGAGGTGGAACTTTAGCATTGAGACTGATAGTGAGGTTGTTGAGAAGGG TGTCTCGAGGGAAAAGAGTGACAAGGAAATCATGAGAGAGATACAAGCAATCATGCGACAGATTGCTTCAAGCATTACCTACTTGCCATGCCTTGACGAAGCCT gtgtttttgatGTGTTGGCCTACACTGATAAAGATGTTGCAGTCCCATTCACTTGGATTGAGAGTGACCCCAAACTTATTGCTAATCCACAAATGGTCAAATTGCACTCCTTTGATACCAAG ATTCACAAGGTTGATACTCTTGTATCTTACAAGAATGACGAGTGGGATGAGCAGTAG
- the LOC115967743 gene encoding L-type lectin-domain containing receptor kinase S.4-like, producing MAERLKLFFWVFFVLLSNPAKSQLDELFFNGFKGVGVANNLSLNGAAQIQDNGVLQLTNKTQRLLGHAFYSNPIQFKNSTDGKAFSFSTSFAFAIDPEYAELGGHGLAFTISPTKELPGALPSQYLGLLNNSDLGNFTNHIFAVEFDTVQDLGFGDINDNHVGIDINSIVSNKSAPATYFDGANNSNQVLNLKSGQVIQAWIEYDSQSNQIDVKLSPSSTKPRSTLLSFHVDLSLILQEFIYVGFSSSTGLLSSSHYIMGWSFKMNGEAKSLSLDQLPSLPAVSKRNNNTGVIVGVSVSAALVIILVSGLAFNLIRKIKKADVIEAWELDIGPRRFSYKELKQATRGFRDKELLGFGGSGRVYKGTLSNSHTQVAVKRISHESKQGLQEFISEIASIGRLRHRNLVQLFGWCRRKADLLLVYDFMPNGSLDKYIFDEPKTILSWEQRFNIIKGVASGLLYLHEEWEQTVIHRDIKAGNVLLDSELNPRLSDFGLAKLYERGTNPSTTRVAGTLGYLAPELTRTGKPTKSTDVFAFGALLLEVVCGRRPVELKALPEELMLVDWVWEQWRLGAIFEVVDSRLEGEFDEIEAVVLLKLGLMCSNNEPKARPTMRQVVRYLDGELPLPEVVEAPQGGT from the coding sequence ATGGCAGAAAGACTCAAACTTTTCTTCTGGGtattctttgttcttctctCAAACCCAGCAAAATCTCAGCTTGATGAGCTTTTCTTCAATGGGTTCAAAGGTGTAGGTGTAGCCAACAACTTGAGCTTAAATGGTGCTGCACAGATCCAAGACAATGGTGTACTTCAGCTAACAAACAAAACGCAGAGACTACTAGGCCATGCTTTTTACTCAAATCCAATCCAATTCAAGAACTCCACGGATGGCAAagctttttccttttcaacttCCTTTGCTTTCGCTATAGACCCCGAGTATGCTGAGCTTGGAGGCCATGGCCTTGCTTTCACAATCTCTCCTACCAAAGAGCTTCCAGGGGCTCTACCAAGTCAGTATCTTGGTCTGCTCAACAACTCCGATCTTGGCAACTTCACAAACCACATATTTGCGGTCGAATTTGACACCGTCCAAGACCTTGGATTCGGGGACATCAATGACAATCATGTTGGCATTGATATCAATAGCATAGTATCCAACAAATCTGCCCCGGCTACTTATTTTGATGGTGCTAATAATTCGAACCAAGTTCTCAATTTGAAGAGTGGTCAGGTAATTCAAGCTTGGATAGAATATGATTCTCAAAGTAATCAAATAGATGTGAAACTTTCGCCTTCATCTACTAAACCAAGGTCTACACTTTTGTCTTTCCACGTAGACCTCTCACTAATTCTTCAAGAATTTATATATGTTGGGTTTTCTTCTTCAACTGGTTTGCTCTCTAGCTCTCACTATATCATGGGTTGGAGCTTTAAGATGAATGGAGAAGCTAAATCTTTGTCTTTGGATCAACTCCCTTCACTCCCAGCAGTGTCTAAAAGAAACAATAACACAGGCGTAATTGTCGGTGTTTCTGTTTCAGCTGCTTTGGTGATAATTTTGGTGAGTGGTTTGGCTTTTAACCTCATCAGGAAAATCAAGAAAGCTGATGTGATTGAGGCCTGGGAGCTTGATATTGGTCCACGCAGATTTTCTTACAAGGAGCTGAAGCAAGCAACAAGGGGTTTTAGAGACAAGGAGCTACTTGGGTTTGGTGGGTCTGGTCGAGTTTATAAAGGGACGCTGTCAAATTCACACACCCAAGTTGCAGTTAAGAGAATTTCGCATGAATCAAAACAGGGTTTGCAAGAATTCATATCCGAGATTGCTAGTATTGGTCGGCTTCGACATAGAAATTTGGTTCAATTATTTGGATGGTGTCGGCGAAAAGCAGATTTGTTACTTGTTTATGACTTTATGCCTAATGGAAGCTTGGACAAGTACATATTTGATGAGCCTAAAACAATTCTGAGCTGGGAGCAGAGGTTTAATATCATCAAAGGTGTGGCTTCAGGGCTTTTATATTTACATGAAGAGTGGGAACAAACTGTGATTCACAGGGACATCAAGGCAGGGAATGTTTTATTAGATTCTGAGCTAAATCCTCGGCTTAGTGACTTTGGTCTTGCTAAACTATACGAGCGTGGCACCAATCCAAGCACTACAAGGGTTGCGGGCACATTGGGTTATCTAGCTCCTGAGCTCACACGCACAGGCAAGCCTACAAAAAGCACAGATGTCTTTGCATTTGGCGCTTTGTTGCTAGAAGTGGTATGTGGTAGAAGACCTGTTGAGCTTAAAGCATTGCCTGAGGAGCTTATGTTGGTGGATTGGGTGTGGGAGCAGTGGAGACTAGGAGCAATATTTGAAGTTGTGGATTCAAGATTGGAGGGTGAGTTTGATGAGATTGAAGCTGTTGTGTTGCTCAAACTAGGATTGATGTGTTCCAACAATGAGCCTAAGGCACGCCCCACAATGAGGCAagtggtaaggtacttggatggAGAGCTACCACTGCCTGAGGTTGTGGAAGCACCACAGGGAGGGACTTAG